In Paraburkholderia phenazinium, one DNA window encodes the following:
- the secF gene encoding protein translocase subunit SecF, whose amino-acid sequence MEFFRIRKDLPLMQRALVFNAISLLTFIAAVFFLLHRGLHLSVEFTGGTVIEVQYPTTVPLEPVRGTLAKLGYPDAQVQNFGTSRDVLIRLPVKTGLTSAQQSDQVMGALKGEDAQVQLQRVEFVGPQVGKELVTNGLLALACVVAGIVIYLSFRFEWKYAVAGVIANLHDVVIILGFFAFFQWEFSLSVLAAVLAVLGYSVNESVVIFDRIRETFRRERKMTVIEVINHAITSTMSRTIITHGCTQMMVLSMFLFGGPTLHYFALALTVGILFGIYSSVFVAAALAMWLGVKREDLLKDKKERHDPSDPNAGAQV is encoded by the coding sequence ATGGAATTTTTCCGCATTCGCAAAGATTTGCCGCTCATGCAGCGCGCGTTGGTGTTCAACGCAATCTCGCTGCTGACGTTTATCGCTGCCGTGTTTTTCCTGCTGCATCGAGGGCTGCATCTGTCGGTGGAATTCACCGGCGGCACGGTCATCGAAGTCCAGTATCCGACTACCGTGCCGCTCGAACCGGTGCGCGGCACGCTCGCCAAGCTCGGCTACCCGGACGCCCAGGTGCAGAACTTCGGCACCTCGCGTGACGTGCTGATTCGCCTGCCGGTCAAGACCGGCCTGACCTCCGCTCAACAGAGCGATCAGGTGATGGGCGCGCTGAAGGGTGAAGACGCGCAGGTGCAGTTGCAGCGCGTCGAGTTCGTCGGCCCGCAGGTCGGCAAGGAGCTCGTCACCAACGGCCTGCTCGCGCTCGCCTGCGTGGTGGCCGGCATCGTGATCTACCTGTCGTTCCGCTTCGAATGGAAGTACGCCGTGGCCGGCGTGATCGCCAACCTGCACGACGTGGTGATCATTCTTGGCTTCTTCGCCTTCTTCCAGTGGGAGTTCTCGCTGTCGGTGCTGGCCGCCGTGCTTGCGGTGCTCGGCTACTCGGTGAACGAATCCGTGGTTATCTTCGACCGGATTCGCGAAACCTTCCGCCGCGAACGCAAGATGACGGTCATCGAAGTCATCAACCACGCGATCACCAGCACGATGTCGCGGACCATCATCACCCACGGCTGTACGCAGATGATGGTGCTGTCGATGTTCCTGTTCGGCGGTCCGACGCTGCATTACTTCGCATTGGCGCTGACGGTCGGTATTCTGTTCGGTATCTATTCGTCGGTGTTCGTTGCCGCTGCGCTCGCGATGTGGCTCGGCGTGAAGCGCGAAGACCTGCTGAAGGACAAGAAGGAACGCCACGATCCGAGCGACCCGAACGCAGGCGCGCAAGTCTGA
- a CDS encoding MFS transporter translates to MNATTSASLAASRPNSWRVVVAASIGNALEWFDLVVYGFFAVLIARLFFPTGNDTVSLLLTLGTFGVSFFMRPLGAIVIGAYADRAGRKAALTLSILLMMSGTLIIAILPTYQTIGLAAPLILVAARLMQGFSAGGEFGSATAFLAEHEPGRRGFFASWQVASQGLTTLLAAGFGVVLTGKLSAGQMAAWGWRVPFFFGLLIGPVAWYIRTRLDETPEFLAAETTTTPLRDTLASQKLRLLIAMGVVVLGTVSTYLVLFMPTYGIKQLGLAPSVAFAAIALTGLIQMVFAPLVGHLSDRHGRTRIMLTSAVLLFVLIYPAFVYLVAHPSFGTLIVVQIVLGFLMTGYFGALPGLLSEIFPVQTRTTGMSLSYNIAVTIFGGFGPFIITWLIGATGSKVAPSFYMMFAAVLSLIALIAARRKLGFS, encoded by the coding sequence ATGAACGCAACGACGTCTGCAAGCCTGGCGGCGAGCCGCCCGAATTCGTGGCGCGTGGTGGTAGCCGCGTCGATCGGTAATGCGCTGGAATGGTTCGATCTGGTGGTCTACGGCTTTTTCGCGGTCTTGATCGCCAGGCTGTTTTTCCCCACCGGCAACGACACCGTCTCGTTGCTGCTGACGCTCGGGACCTTCGGCGTATCGTTCTTCATGCGGCCGCTCGGCGCGATCGTGATTGGCGCCTACGCGGACCGCGCCGGGCGCAAGGCGGCCCTCACGCTGTCGATCCTGCTGATGATGAGCGGCACGCTGATCATCGCCATCCTGCCCACCTACCAGACCATTGGCCTCGCGGCGCCGCTGATCCTCGTGGCGGCGCGCCTGATGCAGGGCTTTTCCGCAGGCGGCGAGTTCGGCAGCGCGACGGCCTTTCTCGCCGAGCACGAACCCGGCCGGCGCGGATTCTTCGCGAGCTGGCAAGTGGCAAGCCAGGGACTGACGACGCTGCTGGCGGCCGGCTTCGGGGTGGTGCTGACGGGCAAGCTCTCGGCCGGGCAGATGGCCGCGTGGGGATGGCGTGTGCCGTTCTTCTTCGGACTGCTGATCGGGCCGGTGGCGTGGTACATCCGCACGCGTCTCGACGAGACGCCCGAATTTCTTGCCGCGGAGACGACTACGACACCGTTGCGCGATACGCTTGCGAGCCAGAAGCTGCGTCTCTTGATTGCGATGGGCGTGGTGGTGCTGGGCACGGTCTCCACCTACCTCGTGCTGTTCATGCCGACCTACGGCATCAAGCAACTCGGCCTCGCGCCCTCGGTCGCGTTTGCGGCGATTGCGCTTACCGGTCTGATCCAGATGGTGTTTGCGCCGCTGGTGGGTCATCTCTCGGACCGCCATGGCCGCACCCGGATCATGTTGACGTCGGCGGTGCTGTTGTTCGTGCTGATCTATCCGGCCTTCGTCTACCTCGTTGCTCATCCGAGCTTCGGCACGCTGATCGTCGTGCAGATCGTGCTCGGTTTCCTGATGACCGGTTATTTCGGCGCGTTGCCGGGCTTGCTGTCGGAGATTTTCCCGGTGCAGACGCGCACGACGGGCATGTCCCTGTCGTACAACATCGCGGTGACGATCTTCGGCGGCTTTGGTCCGTTCATCATCACGTGGTTGATCGGCGCCACGGGCTCGAAGGTGGCACCGAGTTTCTACATGATGTTCGCGGCGGTGCTGAGCCTGATCGCGTTGATCGCGGCGCGGCGGAAGCTGGGTTTTAGCTGA
- a CDS encoding YceI family protein, whose translation MLIAAVALTASVSFSAVAADTYMLDPTHTYPSFAADHLGGLSVWRGKFAKSSGTVTLDRAAKTGTVDVTVDPASVQTGDTKLDEHLQSDAFFDVAKYPAVTYKGTDIKFDGDKPVEVIGSLTMHGVTKPLNLTIESFKCMQHPVLKREVCGVEASAEFNRADYGMDFGSKYGFSMETRLEIQAEGIKQ comes from the coding sequence TTGCTGATCGCTGCCGTCGCCCTGACTGCCTCCGTCTCGTTCAGCGCGGTGGCGGCTGATACCTATATGCTCGACCCCACCCACACCTATCCGAGCTTCGCGGCGGACCACCTTGGCGGCCTGTCGGTGTGGCGCGGCAAGTTCGCGAAAAGTTCGGGCACGGTCACGCTCGACCGCGCGGCAAAAACCGGCACGGTCGACGTGACTGTCGACCCGGCTTCGGTCCAGACCGGCGACACCAAGCTCGACGAGCATCTGCAATCTGACGCCTTCTTCGATGTCGCGAAGTATCCGGCGGTCACCTACAAAGGCACGGATATCAAGTTCGACGGCGACAAGCCCGTTGAAGTGATCGGCAGCCTGACCATGCATGGCGTCACCAAGCCGCTGAACCTGACGATCGAGTCGTTCAAGTGCATGCAGCATCCGGTACTCAAGCGCGAAGTGTGCGGCGTGGAAGCGAGCGCCGAATTCAACCGCGCGGACTACGGCATGGACTTCGGCAGCAAGTATGGTTTCAGCATGGAGACCAGGCTGGAAATTCAGGCTGAAGGGATCAAGCAGTAA
- a CDS encoding YceI family protein yields the protein MKVSFYRYMLAAFAAASLSAAGSALAQVDVSKSTITATSKQMNVPVEGKFNKFTAQVAFDPAKPAEGSAQFSVDVGSYDLGDDSYNEQVRGKDWFDAKTYPQATFVSSAIAPAGGNRFTVTGKLTIKGKSQTVAVPVTVTQQGLVQAFDGLLPIKRSQFDIGTGEWKDTSVVADDVVIKFHIVAARK from the coding sequence ATGAAGGTTTCGTTTTATCGCTACATGCTGGCGGCGTTCGCGGCTGCCTCGCTGAGCGCGGCGGGCAGCGCGCTGGCCCAGGTCGATGTCTCGAAGAGCACGATTACCGCGACCTCGAAGCAGATGAACGTGCCGGTCGAAGGCAAGTTCAACAAGTTCACGGCGCAGGTCGCCTTCGACCCGGCGAAGCCGGCCGAGGGCAGCGCGCAGTTCAGCGTCGACGTGGGCAGTTACGATCTGGGCGACGACAGCTACAACGAGCAGGTGCGCGGCAAGGACTGGTTCGACGCGAAGACGTATCCGCAGGCGACCTTCGTCTCGAGCGCGATCGCGCCGGCGGGCGGCAACCGCTTCACGGTGACGGGCAAGCTGACCATCAAGGGCAAGTCGCAGACCGTGGCGGTGCCGGTCACGGTCACCCAGCAGGGGCTCGTGCAGGCCTTCGACGGCTTGCTGCCCATCAAGCGCTCGCAGTTCGATATCGGCACCGGCGAGTGGAAAGACACCTCGGTGGTGGCCGACGACGTCGTCATCAAGTTTCATATCGTGGCAGCACGCAAATGA
- a CDS encoding cytochrome b — protein sequence MAIKPTFGARDSYTRTAIALHWLIALLIICGFALGWVMTDIPGFTPAKLRYFSWHKWIGVTVFGLSVLRILWRATHGAPPLPRRMASWQRTAAHLTHLLLYVLIIAIPVSGYLYSSAANVPVVYLGLVPLPRLIAPDPVLKVLLKNIHIALNYTLLVLFVLHVAAALKHQWLDRDGLLSRMIPFIK from the coding sequence ATGGCAATCAAACCTACCTTCGGCGCTCGCGATTCCTACACGCGAACGGCCATCGCGCTTCACTGGCTGATCGCGCTGCTGATTATCTGCGGCTTCGCCCTCGGTTGGGTGATGACCGACATCCCCGGCTTTACGCCCGCCAAGCTGCGCTATTTCTCCTGGCATAAATGGATCGGCGTGACCGTGTTCGGGCTGTCGGTGCTGCGCATCCTCTGGCGCGCCACTCACGGCGCACCGCCGTTGCCGCGCCGCATGGCCTCGTGGCAACGCACGGCGGCACATCTGACGCATCTGCTGCTCTACGTGCTGATTATTGCGATCCCGGTATCAGGTTATCTTTATAGCTCCGCCGCCAACGTGCCGGTGGTGTATCTGGGCCTCGTGCCGCTGCCGCGCCTGATCGCGCCGGACCCCGTGCTCAAGGTGCTGCTGAAGAATATTCACATCGCGCTCAACTACACGCTGCTGGTTCTGTTCGTGCTGCATGTGGCCGCGGCGCTCAAGCATCAATGGCTGGACCGCGACGGCCTGCTGTCGCGCATGATCCCTTTCATCAAATAA
- a CDS encoding paraquat-inducible protein A, protein MEHDNLIACHECDTLFKKPQLLGSRSVARCPRCGATLYRSAYRRLDGISAMTLAALFTFLIAQAYPILELDANGITSQTTLFGALVALWNEDMQIVAVMVFCATTLFPLTELVALLYVLIPIRSGYVPAGFNQVLRAIQFVRPWGMIEVFMLGVLITIVKMVSLARVIPEAALFAFGALTLMFAVVVMFDPRTLWDIADELTARRARPTPRTAADSAAAAVGATLTGSASGQPAAPHQG, encoded by the coding sequence ATGGAACATGACAACCTGATCGCGTGCCACGAGTGCGATACCCTTTTCAAGAAGCCTCAACTGCTCGGCAGCCGCTCCGTGGCCCGCTGCCCGCGTTGCGGCGCGACCCTGTACCGGAGCGCGTATCGGCGGCTGGACGGCATCAGCGCCATGACGCTCGCGGCGCTCTTCACCTTTCTGATCGCGCAGGCCTATCCGATTCTCGAGCTCGACGCCAACGGCATTACCTCGCAAACCACGCTGTTCGGCGCGCTCGTCGCGCTCTGGAACGAGGACATGCAGATCGTCGCGGTGATGGTGTTTTGCGCGACCACGCTGTTCCCGCTCACGGAACTGGTCGCGCTGCTCTATGTGCTGATCCCGATCCGCTCGGGCTATGTGCCGGCCGGCTTCAACCAGGTGCTGCGGGCCATCCAGTTCGTGCGACCGTGGGGCATGATCGAGGTGTTCATGCTCGGCGTGCTGATCACCATCGTGAAGATGGTGAGCCTCGCCCGCGTGATCCCCGAAGCGGCGCTGTTCGCCTTCGGCGCGCTCACCTTGATGTTCGCGGTGGTGGTCATGTTCGACCCGCGCACCTTGTGGGACATCGCCGACGAACTGACCGCGCGGCGCGCCCGGCCCACGCCGCGCACGGCCGCCGACAGCGCGGCGGCCGCGGTCGGCGCAACGCTGACGGGCAGCGCATCCGGCCAGCCCGCCGCGCCCCACCAGGGATGA
- a CDS encoding paraquat-inducible protein A, whose protein sequence is MKYVTALRAGLVSCHACGRVAPRIRSITPQHCERCGAVLHRRNPDSLMRTWALLLAAALLYIPANLLPVMHTSSLLGSEDDTIMSGVVYFWTSGDWPLAIIVFIASIMVPMLKLSVLVLLTVTAQRRSRWRPMQRTKLYRMVERIGRWSMLDIFVVTLTVALVRFKSIAVITAGPGAIAFGSVVILTMIASMQFDPRLIWDTVEGTDGSAKKQAKPVTGPQDAQGSTQHSQDLKHD, encoded by the coding sequence ATGAAATACGTCACCGCGTTGCGCGCGGGCCTGGTTTCCTGCCACGCATGCGGCCGCGTCGCCCCGCGCATCCGCTCGATCACCCCGCAGCACTGCGAGCGCTGCGGCGCGGTGCTGCACCGGCGCAACCCGGACAGCCTGATGCGCACCTGGGCGCTACTGCTTGCCGCCGCCTTGCTGTATATTCCCGCGAATCTGCTGCCGGTGATGCATACCTCGTCGCTGCTCGGCTCGGAAGACGACACGATCATGAGCGGCGTCGTCTACTTCTGGACCTCGGGCGACTGGCCGCTCGCCATCATCGTGTTCATTGCCAGCATCATGGTGCCGATGCTCAAGCTGAGCGTGCTCGTGCTGCTCACCGTGACGGCCCAGCGCCGCTCGCGCTGGCGCCCGATGCAGCGCACCAAGCTGTACCGCATGGTCGAACGGATCGGCCGCTGGTCGATGCTCGACATCTTCGTCGTCACGCTGACGGTCGCGCTGGTGCGCTTCAAGTCGATCGCCGTGATCACGGCTGGACCGGGTGCGATTGCGTTCGGCTCGGTGGTGATTCTGACCATGATCGCGTCGATGCAATTCGACCCACGGCTCATCTGGGACACCGTGGAAGGCACGGACGGCAGTGCGAAGAAACAGGCGAAACCCGTGACAGGCCCGCAAGACGCGCAAGGCAGCACCCAACACTCTCAGGACCTCAAACATGACTAG
- a CDS encoding intermembrane transport protein PqiB yields MTSPQGPTPAPSAPRNDSNGPTLPPNLPDPEIEPRSHWLPSLVWVIPLIAALIGIALVIKSVTEKGPEISISFSNAEGLEPGKTQVKYKDVNIGLVKNVTLSKDLSHVLIQVQLTKEAENFAVKDTRFWVVRPRVGASGVSGLTTLLSGAYIGVDAGHSQDSQKDFVGLETPPPITGDQKGHRFTLHGDSLGSIDIGSPIFYRRVQVGQVVGFSLDKDGTGVTMQVFVAAPYDQYVGVNTRWWHASGVDLRLDSSGFKLNTQSLATVLVGGLSFQSPPGQAVGTQAPQNMTFRLGSDETDAMREPDGVPLRVVMNFNQSLRGLSVGATVDFRGIVLGQVTNIGIDYDPKTRNFTMPVTMNLYPDRLGKRFRESAPEPGSVAGEDLLQRLVKNGLRGQLRTGNLITSQLYVALDIFPKAAPATVDVHSDPLELPTIPNTLDELQLQVADIAKKLDQVPFDQIGTNLNNSLKNADQLFTRLNTEVVPQARDTLAAAKQTFGSAEATLQQDSPLQSDVHQALQELTRTLQSLNALSDYLERHPESLLRGKPGDQP; encoded by the coding sequence ATGACTAGCCCGCAAGGACCGACGCCCGCTCCCAGCGCGCCGCGCAACGATTCGAACGGACCCACGCTGCCACCCAACCTGCCCGATCCCGAGATCGAACCGCGCAGCCACTGGTTGCCGTCGCTGGTCTGGGTGATCCCGCTGATCGCCGCATTGATCGGCATCGCGCTCGTCATCAAGTCGGTGACCGAAAAGGGACCGGAGATCAGCATCAGCTTCAGCAATGCCGAAGGCCTCGAACCCGGCAAGACCCAGGTCAAGTACAAGGACGTCAATATCGGCCTCGTGAAGAACGTCACGCTGTCGAAGGATCTTTCGCACGTCCTGATTCAGGTGCAGTTGACCAAGGAAGCCGAAAACTTCGCCGTCAAGGACACGCGCTTCTGGGTGGTGCGTCCGCGCGTCGGCGCGAGCGGCGTCTCGGGCCTCACCACGCTGCTCTCGGGTGCGTATATCGGCGTGGACGCCGGTCATTCGCAGGACAGCCAGAAAGATTTCGTCGGGCTCGAAACGCCGCCGCCGATCACCGGTGACCAGAAGGGCCACCGCTTCACGCTGCATGGCGATTCGCTCGGCTCGATCGATATCGGCTCGCCGATTTTCTACCGGCGCGTGCAGGTCGGCCAGGTGGTGGGCTTCTCGCTCGACAAGGACGGCACCGGCGTCACCATGCAGGTGTTCGTCGCCGCGCCGTACGACCAGTATGTCGGCGTCAACACGCGCTGGTGGCATGCGAGCGGCGTCGATCTGCGGCTCGATTCGAGCGGCTTCAAGCTGAACACGCAGTCGCTCGCCACGGTGCTGGTGGGCGGCCTGTCGTTCCAGTCGCCGCCGGGGCAGGCGGTCGGTACGCAGGCGCCGCAAAACATGACCTTCCGCCTCGGCTCGGATGAAACCGACGCGATGCGCGAGCCGGACGGCGTGCCGTTGCGCGTGGTGATGAACTTCAACCAGTCGCTGCGTGGGCTGTCGGTCGGCGCAACGGTCGATTTCCGCGGCATCGTGTTGGGTCAGGTGACCAACATCGGCATCGACTACGATCCGAAGACCCGCAACTTCACGATGCCGGTGACGATGAACCTCTACCCCGACCGCCTCGGCAAGCGTTTCCGCGAGTCGGCGCCGGAGCCGGGCAGCGTCGCCGGGGAGGACCTGCTGCAACGCCTCGTCAAGAACGGCTTGCGCGGCCAGTTGCGCACGGGCAACCTGATTACGAGCCAGTTGTATGTGGCGCTCGATATCTTCCCGAAGGCCGCGCCCGCCACGGTCGACGTCCACAGCGATCCGCTCGAGCTGCCGACCATCCCGAACACGCTCGACGAGTTGCAACTGCAGGTGGCCGACATCGCGAAGAAACTCGATCAGGTGCCGTTCGACCAGATCGGGACCAACCTGAACAACTCGCTGAAGAACGCCGATCAACTGTTCACGCGCCTGAACACCGAGGTGGTGCCGCAGGCCCGCGACACGCTGGCGGCCGCCAAGCAGACCTTCGGCTCGGCTGAGGCGACGCTGCAGCAGGACTCGCCGTTGCAATCGGACGTGCATCAGGCGCTGCAGGAACTGACCCGCACGCTGCAGTCCTTGAATGCGCTGTCGGACTATCTGGAACGCCATCCGGAATCGCTGTTGCGCGGAAAACCAGGAGATCAACCATGA
- a CDS encoding PqiC family protein, with the protein MMFARLPRSPRGLARAAAYLGACAGLLALAACSSSPPSRFYTLGADAAPVTARSTAAPALLIEVPPVDVPSQVAKNQLVVQTGPTQVQVLEQDRWASLPGDEIRRALSSDLTQQLGTIDVYGTAYPEGTPVYRVSVNVQRFESWPGSHALIDAVWSVRAVRSETVMTCRSTVSTPVTAGYDALVDGHRQIVQQISTQIAAGIKAMAAAAPRVATAAPAKNGSGVPARIAPATVPCPLPVGPSAALDGAGGLAGTLVGGLAGTHTGAQG; encoded by the coding sequence ATGATGTTTGCCCGGCTCCCCCGTTCGCCGCGCGGGCTTGCCCGCGCCGCCGCGTACCTCGGCGCCTGTGCCGGACTGCTGGCGCTTGCGGCGTGCTCGTCGTCGCCGCCGAGCCGCTTCTACACCCTGGGCGCCGACGCTGCGCCCGTCACTGCGCGCAGCACGGCCGCGCCGGCGCTGCTGATCGAAGTGCCGCCAGTCGACGTGCCGTCGCAGGTCGCGAAAAATCAGCTCGTGGTCCAGACGGGTCCGACCCAGGTGCAGGTCCTCGAACAGGACCGCTGGGCCTCGTTGCCTGGCGACGAGATCCGCCGCGCGTTGTCGTCCGATCTCACGCAGCAGCTGGGCACGATCGACGTTTACGGCACCGCGTATCCGGAAGGCACGCCGGTCTATCGGGTCAGCGTCAACGTGCAACGCTTCGAGTCGTGGCCAGGCTCGCATGCCTTGATCGACGCCGTGTGGAGCGTGCGTGCGGTACGCAGCGAGACCGTCATGACCTGCCGCAGCACCGTCAGCACGCCGGTGACGGCGGGCTACGACGCGCTGGTCGACGGCCATCGCCAGATCGTGCAGCAGATCTCCACGCAGATCGCCGCCGGCATCAAGGCCATGGCGGCCGCGGCGCCGCGTGTCGCCACCGCTGCGCCGGCGAAAAACGGCTCCGGTGTGCCGGCGCGGATCGCCCCGGCGACCGTGCCTTGTCCGTTGCCGGTGGGCCCGAGCGCCGCGCTCGACGGTGCCGGCGGTTTGGCCGGCACTCTCGTTGGCGGCCTTGCCGGCACGCACACTGGCGCGCAAGGCTGA
- a CDS encoding site-specific recombinase has product MFRSLQTFVKKWRASRNSGHQLDALLAIADQHAQYAERSEWLIELAHWIHRGGTVQPVAQEPLADEARRQPEHTRLRYLLHVLDRNPLWKANVAGILRALLRESDGISLLCDAGMPVHSAFFGALFERFEASLIPPAPNRRDLAAIFTLMFTAAEDADWIAALPTDLLTRIRDLFTYELDSGNPREGVPFSLDLLAALHNLTCQISSTGLSQTVRSRLGDADVRVAMEKQPFYRLTRAMLALESAHQAEEAGADPGKLLHEVNYLRVLLDECRIATDNVFSHLYRNGVSVDIVFQIERMRMRIQRAEHLLDAWMASDDPHASSRLVAELVKANHASQSVAHLMRSNFSLLARKVVEYSADTGEHYIARDRAEYLKMLRMAAGGGLVTVVTVCVKFAITGAHLQTMLEGLLAGVNYAASFLLMHFLHFSLATKQPAMTAPTIARELDGAGTPEGVDSFVSSVVALIRTQAAAVFGNVMLVFPVCLGVQLLWHAVFHANIISPEKAHATLHSFSLIGPTPFYAALTGVLLWSSSLLAGWADNWFVLHRVADALSYNRRLRMTLGPAGAARLANFCRSNVAGVVGNITLGLMLGLVPAIVSALAFSFEVRHVTLSAGSIGVALGVLGSSALDLPEFWWAIAGVCSMAILNVAVSFALAFHMAVRSRDLRRNYVRSLRGAIWRRVFQQPLDLVWPVNARPAHPDRVQ; this is encoded by the coding sequence ATGTTCCGTTCCCTCCAAACCTTCGTCAAGAAATGGCGCGCGTCGCGCAACAGCGGACACCAGCTCGACGCGCTGCTGGCAATCGCCGATCAGCACGCTCAATATGCGGAACGCAGCGAATGGCTGATCGAACTGGCGCACTGGATCCATCGCGGCGGGACGGTGCAGCCCGTCGCGCAGGAGCCGCTCGCCGACGAGGCGCGCCGGCAGCCCGAGCACACGCGGCTGCGCTATCTGCTGCATGTACTGGATCGCAACCCGCTGTGGAAGGCAAACGTGGCGGGCATTCTGCGCGCGCTGCTGCGCGAGAGCGACGGCATTTCGCTGTTGTGCGACGCCGGCATGCCGGTGCACTCGGCGTTTTTCGGCGCGCTGTTCGAGCGCTTCGAAGCGTCGCTGATTCCGCCCGCGCCGAACCGCCGCGACCTGGCGGCGATCTTCACGCTGATGTTCACGGCGGCGGAAGATGCCGACTGGATCGCGGCGCTGCCCACCGATCTGCTCACACGCATCCGCGATCTGTTCACTTACGAGCTGGACAGCGGCAACCCGCGCGAGGGCGTGCCGTTCTCGCTCGATCTGCTCGCCGCCCTGCACAACCTGACTTGCCAGATCAGCTCAACCGGACTGTCGCAAACGGTGCGCAGCCGTCTGGGCGACGCGGACGTACGCGTGGCCATGGAGAAGCAGCCGTTCTACCGCCTCACCCGCGCGATGCTGGCGCTGGAGTCGGCGCATCAGGCGGAGGAAGCCGGCGCGGACCCGGGCAAGCTGCTGCATGAGGTCAACTATCTGCGCGTGCTGCTGGACGAATGCCGCATCGCCACCGACAACGTCTTTAGCCATCTGTACCGCAACGGTGTAAGCGTCGACATCGTGTTTCAGATCGAACGCATGCGCATGCGTATCCAGCGCGCCGAGCATCTGCTGGACGCGTGGATGGCCTCCGACGACCCGCACGCGAGTTCGCGCCTCGTCGCCGAGCTGGTGAAGGCCAACCATGCAAGCCAGAGCGTCGCGCACCTGATGCGCAGCAACTTCTCCTTGCTGGCGCGCAAGGTGGTGGAATACAGCGCGGATACCGGCGAGCATTACATTGCACGCGATCGCGCCGAGTATCTGAAGATGCTGCGCATGGCCGCGGGCGGCGGCCTCGTCACCGTCGTGACGGTGTGCGTGAAGTTCGCCATCACCGGCGCGCATCTGCAGACGATGCTGGAAGGCTTGCTCGCCGGCGTCAACTACGCGGCCAGCTTCCTGCTGATGCACTTCCTGCATTTCTCGCTCGCCACCAAGCAGCCGGCCATGACGGCGCCGACCATCGCCCGTGAGCTCGACGGCGCGGGCACGCCCGAAGGCGTGGACAGTTTCGTGAGCTCGGTGGTCGCGCTGATCCGCACCCAGGCCGCGGCCGTGTTCGGCAACGTGATGCTGGTCTTTCCGGTGTGTCTCGGCGTACAGCTTCTGTGGCACGCGGTGTTTCACGCCAACATCATCTCGCCGGAGAAGGCCCACGCCACGCTGCATTCGTTCTCACTGATCGGACCCACGCCGTTTTATGCGGCGCTGACCGGCGTGCTGCTGTGGTCGTCGAGCCTGCTTGCGGGCTGGGCCGACAACTGGTTCGTGCTGCACCGGGTCGCCGATGCGCTCAGCTACAACCGCCGCTTGCGCATGACGCTCGGGCCGGCCGGCGCCGCGCGGCTCGCGAATTTCTGCCGCTCGAATGTGGCAGGGGTGGTGGGCAATATCACGCTGGGTCTGATGCTGGGGCTCGTGCCCGCCATCGTGAGCGCGCTCGCCTTCAGTTTCGAGGTCCGGCACGTCACGCTGAGCGCGGGGTCGATCGGCGTGGCGCTCGGTGTGCTGGGCAGCAGCGCGCTGGACTTGCCGGAGTTCTGGTGGGCTATAGCGGGCGTGTGCAGCATGGCCATCCTGAACGTGGCGGTCAGTTTCGCGCTCGCGTTTCATATGGCCGTACGCTCGCGCGACCTGCGGCGCAACTATGTGCGCTCGTTGCGCGGGGCGATCTGGCGCCGGGTGTTCCAGCAGCCGCTGGATCTGGTGTGGCCGGTGAATGCCCGGCCGGCGCACCCCGACCGCGTACAATAG